Proteins found in one Abyssibius alkaniclasticus genomic segment:
- a CDS encoding DUF2793 domain-containing protein, with protein sequence MSESYNLNLPLIVPGQAQKHVTVNEALARLDALAQLRLVALGVNTPPASAVDGAAYGLGAAPSGAWAGQAGQIAIASNGGWSFVAPRLGWVAWDEASKGRAVFDGAAWVADAQSLQASGAATLGQIAEVSHVIGAGATSTTAAIIPQNAVVIGVTGRVTSAITGAGLTGWRLGVAGADNRYGAGLGLGLNAYALGVTGQPQAYYAPTPLVLSGEGGSLAGGEVLLAVHYMALQVPRAV encoded by the coding sequence ATGTCTGAAAGCTATAACCTGAACCTGCCGCTGATCGTGCCGGGGCAGGCGCAAAAGCATGTGACCGTGAACGAGGCTTTGGCGCGGCTGGATGCACTGGCGCAGTTGCGGCTGGTGGCGCTTGGGGTGAACACACCGCCCGCCAGCGCCGTTGACGGGGCGGCATATGGGCTGGGGGCCGCGCCAAGCGGCGCCTGGGCCGGGCAGGCGGGGCAGATCGCCATTGCCAGCAATGGCGGCTGGAGCTTCGTTGCCCCGCGCCTTGGCTGGGTGGCCTGGGATGAGGCCAGCAAAGGCCGCGCGGTGTTCGATGGGGCAGCCTGGGTTGCCGATGCGCAGAGCCTGCAAGCAAGCGGGGCGGCGACGCTGGGGCAGATTGCCGAGGTGAGCCATGTGATCGGCGCCGGTGCGACCAGCACGACAGCAGCAATCATCCCGCAGAACGCGGTGGTGATTGGCGTGACCGGGCGGGTGACTTCGGCCATTACGGGCGCCGGGCTGACCGGCTGGCGGCTGGGTGTTGCGGGCGCCGATAACCGCTATGGTGCCGGGCTTGGCCTGGGGTTGAACGCCTATGCTTTGGGGGTAACCGGCCAGCCACAAGCCTATTATGCGCCCACGCCGCTGGTGCTGAGCGGCGAGGGTGGCAGCCTTGCGGGCGGCGAGGTTTTGCTGGCGGTGCATTACATGGCGCTGCAGGTGCCGCGTGCGGTGTAA
- the cysE gene encoding serine O-acetyltransferase, with protein MNKTNPKIARVDPVWSQIQDEAQAIVADEAALGGMIFAGVIHHKSLEAALAHRIAQKLASGEMTEAVLREVCLEAYENDSWLGQAARADIVAIFDRDPACHRFIQPLLYFKGFQAVQAHRVANWLWRQGRKDMAYFIQMRASEVFGVDIHPAAKIGQGLMIDHAHSIVIGETAVVGDNVSMLHSVTLGGTGKQDSDRHPKIADGVLIGAGAKILGNIKVGHCSRIAAGSVVLEEVPPCKTVAGVPARIVGEAGCANPSKTMDQLLS; from the coding sequence ATGAACAAGACCAACCCGAAAATTGCCCGAGTCGACCCTGTCTGGAGCCAGATTCAGGACGAGGCGCAAGCAATTGTTGCCGATGAAGCCGCGCTGGGCGGAATGATTTTTGCCGGTGTCATCCACCACAAATCGCTTGAGGCGGCCTTGGCGCATCGCATTGCACAAAAGCTGGCCTCGGGAGAGATGACCGAAGCGGTGTTGCGCGAGGTATGCCTTGAAGCCTATGAGAACGATAGCTGGCTGGGGCAGGCGGCGCGGGCCGATATTGTGGCGATTTTCGATCGCGACCCGGCCTGCCATCGGTTTATCCAGCCGCTTTTGTATTTCAAGGGGTTTCAGGCCGTGCAGGCGCATCGTGTGGCCAACTGGCTGTGGCGGCAGGGGCGCAAGGATATGGCCTATTTCATCCAGATGCGCGCCAGCGAAGTGTTCGGCGTCGACATCCACCCGGCGGCCAAAATCGGCCAGGGGCTGATGATTGACCATGCCCATTCCATTGTGATTGGTGAAACCGCCGTAGTGGGCGACAATGTGTCGATGCTGCATTCGGTGACATTGGGCGGCACGGGCAAGCAGGATAGCGACCGGCACCCGAAAATCGCCGATGGTGTGCTGATCGGGGCCGGAGCCAAGATTCTGGGCAATATCAAGGTGGGCCATTGCAGCCGGATTGCGGCAGGCTCGGTCGTGCTGGAAGAAGTGCCACCCTGCAAAACCGTGGCCGGTGTGCCCGCGCGGATTGTGGGCGAGGCGGGTTGCGCCAACCCGTCCAAGACGATGGACCAGCTGCTTTCATAA
- a CDS encoding pyruvate dehydrogenase complex dihydrolipoamide acetyltransferase, with translation MPINILMPALSPTMEEGTLAKWLVKEGDSVASGDVIAEIETDKATMEFEAVDEGTIGKIVVAEGTEGVKVNSLIAVLLEEGESAGDIDTKAEAAPAAKAEAAPAAKPAEAAPKAAPAAPAAPAAPAAADGNRIFASPLARRIAADKGVDLAAIKGSGPHGRIVKADLDGAKAGAKPAATASAAPAPVAAAASSASADQVKKIYADREFEEVTLDGMRKTIAARLTEAKSTIPHFYLRRDIELDALMALRAKLNKTVEARGIKLSVNDFIIKACALALQDVPDCNAVWAGDRVLKLKPSDVAVAVAIEGGLFTPVLRDSHQKSLSALSVEMKDLAARAKTRKLAPHEYQGGSFAVSNLGMMGIENFDAVINPPHASILAVGAGVKKPVVNAEGEISVATVMSVTLSVDHRVIDGALGATFLAAIKGYLENPMSMLA, from the coding sequence ATGCCAATCAACATTCTGATGCCCGCACTTTCCCCCACGATGGAGGAAGGCACTCTGGCCAAATGGCTGGTCAAGGAAGGCGATAGCGTGGCCTCTGGCGACGTGATTGCCGAGATCGAAACCGACAAGGCGACGATGGAATTCGAAGCGGTCGATGAAGGCACAATCGGCAAGATTGTGGTTGCTGAAGGCACCGAGGGTGTGAAGGTCAACAGCCTGATCGCCGTGCTGCTGGAAGAGGGCGAAAGCGCCGGTGATATCGACACCAAGGCCGAGGCCGCCCCCGCCGCGAAAGCCGAGGCCGCGCCTGCGGCAAAACCAGCCGAAGCCGCGCCAAAAGCCGCACCAGCCGCACCAGCCGCACCAGCCGCCCCCGCCGCAGCCGATGGCAACCGCATTTTCGCAAGCCCGCTGGCGCGCCGTATCGCGGCCGACAAGGGTGTCGATCTGGCCGCCATCAAAGGGTCCGGCCCGCATGGCCGCATTGTGAAAGCCGATCTGGACGGCGCCAAAGCCGGTGCCAAACCTGCCGCTACCGCAAGCGCCGCCCCGGCCCCGGTCGCAGCAGCCGCCAGCAGCGCCAGCGCCGATCAGGTCAAGAAAATCTACGCCGATCGCGAATTCGAAGAGGTCACGCTCGACGGGATGCGCAAAACCATCGCCGCCCGCCTGACCGAGGCGAAATCGACCATCCCGCATTTCTATCTGCGCCGCGATATCGAGCTGGATGCGCTCATGGCGCTGCGCGCCAAGCTCAACAAAACGGTCGAGGCGCGCGGCATCAAGCTTTCGGTGAATGACTTCATCATCAAGGCCTGCGCGCTGGCCCTGCAAGATGTGCCCGATTGCAACGCCGTCTGGGCGGGTGACCGTGTGCTGAAGCTCAAGCCATCCGATGTTGCTGTCGCTGTGGCCATCGAGGGCGGGCTGTTCACGCCCGTGCTGCGCGACAGCCACCAAAAATCGCTCTCTGCCCTGTCGGTCGAAATGAAAGACCTCGCCGCGCGGGCGAAAACCCGCAAACTCGCCCCGCATGAATATCAGGGTGGCAGCTTTGCGGTGTCCAATCTCGGGATGATGGGGATCGAGAATTTCGACGCGGTCATCAACCCGCCCCATGCCTCGATTCTGGCGGTGGGGGCGGGCGTCAAAAAGCCGGTCGTCAATGCCGAGGGTGAGATTTCCGTGGCAACCGTCATGTCCGTCACCCTATCGGTCGACCACCGCGTGATCGACGGCGCACTTGGCGCAACATTTCTGGCCGCCATCAAGGGCTATCTCGAAAACCCGATGTCGATGCTGGCCTAG